From bacterium:
ACCCATTAGCAATTAATTCGTCCAGGTCTAGTCAGCCAGCTTGAGCGTTTGTATCTTCTTTGCCGGAAGATCGATAGTCAACTCGTTGCCGCTGGCAAGCTCTTCAACGCTGTCCTCTCGCAAGTTAGAGAGCCACACTTGGGAAAGTGATTTGAACAGCGACACTTTGGCCTTTGCAGGACTCTGGGTGCCGTTCCAGAGTCTTAAAGCAAATCCCTTGCCATCCTCGCATTGTTTCACGCTGGAAAGCATCGCATTGTCCGACTCGATGCTCACAAATGAGAACTGAGTCGGCAGTTTGGCTGATTCGCCGGTATACAGCACCGGCATAGCCCTCAGCCCCTGCACAAAGGCATGAGCCTCATGCTGAGCATGGCTCTCGTTCCATTTGCCCGCGTGCGGTATTATGCTGTATTTGAATGTAAGTCTCCTACCCAGCATCTGAGCCTCAGGCGTTGCAATAATGGGTCCGGCGGGTCCCTGCCGTGTGTTCTTATATGCGGTCGACAGATAACCGACAGCTCTCAGCAGCGTGATCGCAATGGCTCTTTCATGGTCGGCGGTCACTTCGTATTCAGGCAGACCGATATTGGCAATGGTGAGACCTTTCGTTCCATCACTTACTGACGAAAAACTCTTTTGAGCAAACTGCTTTGGCTGGTCCTCTTTCCACAACTCAAGAGGCGGCTGCTTTATAAACACGGGGTGGTCGACCACATCGAACTGAGCCTCGCCGGAGGATATATCAGCATCCAGATATGATGGGAAGACAGCCCGCAGGCGGTGGTCACTGACTGTGTTCATCAGGCTCGTCTCGATATCCACACGTCGTGAATCCGCTCCCATAGAGATGACGCTTTCGATCACTAGAGGCTTTCTGACTGTCGAGCGGGCTTGATTCGTAGCGTCCAGCGACTCGGGCAGGTTCATAGTGATCCTGACCTTGTATGCGGCTCTGGCCTGTGAGTTTTCGATCATGGATATTTCGGCATTTTCGGACAGGCTGGTATATACCTCATCGCTCTTGGGGAATGAGTATGCATATCCGCCGCCGTTGTCACCGCCGTCTTCGAAGTAGTGCAGGTTCTCATAGATATGACCTGTCGACTTCTCTTTGAGACGAAGCGTGCCGTTGGGATTTATCTCCACACGCAGATAGTCATTCTCCATGACATCGCGTTCAGGGATCATGCTGCCAAACATACAGTTGGGCTTGTCTATGACCTTGAACTTGAATACCTTGTAGCCGCACGCCGGAATATCCTGTGCCCATAAGCTGAAATTGAAGACGGGGCGCATATCGGCGGTGCAGAATTTGCGAGCGGACGGCCTGTTTATCACTTTGCGCTCGAAGCTGTTGAGCCAGAACTTCTGCTGGTTGCCGTCCATATCGGTAATCAGAACCCCTCGGATGTCGGCATCATTCGCCGGGTCCTTTGCGTTGTATGGAATCTCGACTTCGACCTCCATCCAGTCCGAACGCTGCTCCTGGCTCGGGTTAAAGACCGCAAACGCATATTCATCATCGGCAAGGCCGTCTATCTTTACGTTCTCCAGTATGTCCGTAAACACAAATTGCAGCAGGTTATCCGCGATATCTTTCGCCCACTCGAAGCGGGTCTCCATCTGTCGATGCACGGCGTCGATGGAACATCCGCCAATTGAGTCGTGAGGATGGTTCTTGAGGACCCACTGCCATGCCTTTTCGATAAGCCCTTTCTCATAACTGCCGCCGATAAGCGTATTGAAAACG
This genomic window contains:
- a CDS encoding glycosyl hydrolase-related protein, coding for MPDKYYLCSETHWDREWYGEFQQFRMRLVRLMDKLLDIFDTDPNYKCFNLDGQSVVLEDYLEIKPEREAEIRKRIGEGKLVVGPWYILPDEFLVTGESTVRNLEFGRRIAERFGKPSNAGYLPDTFGHFSQIPQILNQWGIDNAILWRGISGDEYKNELIWESPDGSRVLLTHIHEQYGYCTAALFVGSTPWIIRKQLLDSGKRHDELATGNMAAETLIAACADIKKKAATNCHILFNGVDHMEANPEIPSIIKKANEKLKDGEIVQASFDEYVEALREAVKGKDLQVICGELRDTVWAEIGTGIILNGVLSSRIYLKQQNQECCTLLENWVEPFSVFNTLIGGSYEKGLIEKAWQWVLKNHPHDSIGGCSIDAVHRQMETRFEWAKDIADNLLQFVFTDILENVKIDGLADDEYAFAVFNPSQEQRSDWMEVEVEIPYNAKDPANDADIRGVLITDMDGNQQKFWLNSFERKVINRPSARKFCTADMRPVFNFSLWAQDIPACGYKVFKFKVIDKPNCMFGSMIPERDVMENDYLRVEINPNGTLRLKEKSTGHIYENLHYFEDGGDNGGGYAYSFPKSDEVYTSLSENAEISMIENSQARAAYKVRITMNLPESLDATNQARSTVRKPLVIESVISMGADSRRVDIETSLMNTVSDHRLRAVFPSYLDADISSGEAQFDVVDHPVFIKQPPLELWKEDQPKQFAQKSFSSVSDGTKGLTIANIGLPEYEVTADHERAIAITLLRAVGYLSTAYKNTRQGPAGPIIATPEAQMLGRRLTFKYSIIPHAGKWNESHAQHEAHAFVQGLRAMPVLYTGESAKLPTQFSFVSIESDNAMLSSVKQCEDGKGFALRLWNGTQSPAKAKVSLFKSLSQVWLSNLREDSVEELASGNELTIDLPAKKIQTLKLAD